From the genome of Paracoccus seriniphilus, one region includes:
- a CDS encoding sulfotransferase family 2 domain-containing protein, which yields MLIFWKHRLVFLATPKTGSTAIEVALESLASGSLQRPAPLKHSDFHAYHHFIGPWLKRQSGVEFDTVALMREPVEWLRSWYRFKLRDDLEDPQEGITGISFDDFVGQYVAGSGAAARGIGSQSDFLTCAQGRVDRIFRYEQIDDFVHFLEDRMDCRIELPRVNVPPAVETDLPPSREQELRAMLSRDLTLYASL from the coding sequence ATGCTGATATTCTGGAAACATCGCCTGGTCTTTCTGGCAACACCCAAAACGGGATCGACAGCAATCGAGGTGGCGCTGGAATCGCTGGCCTCCGGCTCGCTGCAAAGGCCCGCGCCACTGAAACATTCCGACTTTCACGCCTATCATCATTTCATCGGCCCATGGCTGAAACGCCAGTCCGGTGTCGAATTCGATACCGTAGCCTTGATGCGTGAGCCGGTCGAATGGCTGCGCAGCTGGTATCGCTTCAAGCTGCGTGACGATCTTGAAGACCCTCAGGAAGGCATCACCGGCATCAGCTTTGACGATTTCGTCGGCCAATATGTTGCAGGCAGCGGGGCCGCAGCCCGCGGAATCGGATCCCAGTCCGATTTCCTGACCTGCGCCCAAGGTCGGGTCGACCGGATATTCAGATACGAACAGATCGACGATTTCGTCCATTTTCTGGAAGACAGGATGGACTGTCGCATCGAGTTGCCACGCGTCAACGTGCCCCCTGCGGTCGAAACGGATCTGCCGCCATCGCGCGAACAGGAGTTGCGCGCCATGCTCTCAAGGGATTTGACGCTTTACGCCTCGCTCTAG
- the recA gene encoding recombinase RecA has translation MAQASIFDMTDKRSADKQKALDSALAQIERQFGKGSIMKLGKDSPVADIEATSTGSLGLDIALGIGGLPKGRIIEIYGPESSGKTTLTLHAVAEEQKKGGVCAFVDAEHALDPQYAKKLGVNLDELLISQPDTGEQALEIVDTLVRSGAVNMVVVDSVAALTPKAEIEGDMGDHQVGAQARLMSQAMRKLTANIGRSNCMVIFINQIRMKIGVMFGSPETTSGGNALKFYASVRLDIRRTGSIKDRDEVIGNSTKVKVVKNKVAPPFRQVEFDIMYGEGISKVGELIDLGVKAGVVEKSGAWYSYGDERIGQGRENAKKFLRDRPDVALAIEDKIRASHGLEFLPYGDDDDALTEV, from the coding sequence ATGGCACAGGCGAGCATATTCGACATGACCGACAAACGCAGTGCGGACAAGCAAAAGGCCCTGGACAGTGCTTTGGCACAGATCGAACGTCAGTTCGGCAAGGGGTCGATCATGAAGCTGGGCAAGGACAGCCCGGTTGCCGATATCGAGGCCACCTCGACCGGTTCGCTGGGGCTGGACATCGCGCTGGGGATTGGCGGCCTGCCCAAGGGACGGATCATCGAGATCTATGGCCCGGAAAGCTCGGGCAAGACCACGCTGACGCTGCATGCGGTTGCCGAGGAGCAGAAGAAGGGCGGCGTATGCGCCTTTGTCGACGCCGAACATGCGCTGGACCCGCAATATGCCAAGAAGCTGGGCGTCAATCTGGACGAACTGCTGATTTCCCAGCCCGATACGGGTGAACAGGCGCTGGAAATCGTCGATACGCTGGTCCGCTCGGGGGCGGTCAACATGGTTGTCGTCGATTCCGTCGCCGCCCTGACACCCAAGGCCGAGATCGAGGGCGACATGGGCGACCATCAGGTCGGTGCGCAGGCGCGCCTGATGAGCCAGGCGATGCGCAAGCTGACTGCGAATATCGGGCGCTCGAACTGTATGGTCATCTTCATCAACCAGATCCGCATGAAGATCGGCGTCATGTTCGGCAGTCCGGAAACGACTTCGGGGGGCAACGCGCTGAAATTCTATGCTTCGGTCCGGCTGGACATCCGCCGCACCGGTTCGATCAAGGACCGCGACGAGGTGATCGGCAATTCGACCAAGGTGAAGGTGGTCAAGAACAAGGTCGCACCGCCGTTCCGGCAGGTCGAATTCGACATCATGTATGGCGAGGGCATCAGCAAGGTCGGCGAATTGATCGATCTGGGCGTCAAGGCCGGCGTCGTCGAGAAGTCGGGGGCCTGGTATTCCTATGGGGATGAACGGATCGGTCAGGGTCGGGAAAACGCCAAGAAATTCCTTCGCGATCGCCCCGATGTCGCACTGGCCATCGAGGACAAGATCAGGGCCAGTCACGGGTTGGAGTTCCTGCCCTATGGGGATGATGATGACGCTCTGACCGAAGTCTGA